The DNA segment ATTAAACTATTGGGACATTTTTCTACCTTCAGGATATCTAATTTTATGGGCCCAGTGATAGGATTGTTGCCCTCTTATTTATCAGTTTTAACTCCAGTAGAAAACAATAGGTACAATCTTAGGTCTAGCCTAtaccattattatgaccgccgcgcagcgaatttttttttttttttttttcgcatgcccaaatttccgtcaatgattcccgggacactgaaagaccggggtacacgaaacttggtggacatgtaaccccacatggatagcatggaaccatcgttttcgttttgatctgtagcccccccgctgaattggacccccgaaaggagggtagggcagatacagttttctgtgaatatctcgaaaaccgtagggtttaggaggaccattttttttttgtatgttaatctcaaggggccatgtcaacccattccataaccactcatttcatgtatagcgccacctagttaaacacaaaaagtaaaaaatgaggtggtgtaattgaaggtatctgtgacctaacatagtcaaaactgcacgaaattggaagtgtaggattattatgacaccctctgtatgcacgccaagttttgtggaattccgttcatggggggccacacaataaattaatttatgttattatacaccaactggcctgtaggtggccggagacagttttctgtgaatatctcgagaaccgtagggcctaggaggtccaccttttttttgtatgttggtcttaagggggcatgtcaacccatcccattaccacttatttcatgtatagcgccacctagttaaaaattaaaaagcaaaaaaattaggtgttttcatcacaatatctctggctgacaaggtcaaaactgcacgaaattaaaagtgtaggatcattatgacaccctccgaatgcatgccaagttttgtgtactttcagtcaatgggggccctacaataaaataacttatgtgtacttttagtgatgtacaccaacaaggattcccgggacactgaaagaccggggtacacaaaacttggtgggcatgtacccccacatggatagcatggaaccgtcatttttcgttttgatctgcagcccccccgctggactggaccccccgaaaggagggtagggcagacacagttctcttttatggtatgttggtctcaagggcccacatcaacctggctcataatcactcatttgtgatttgcaccccccctggtaaaaaatgaaaatgcaatattattctgctttaatcgcccctatcttcagttaagatgttcagaactgcaccaaattttatgtgtatgattgacctggcattctctgggggtatgccaagtttcgtagaatttcatccatgggggggtctataaaaattaggttatgtgtacatttagtgactgtacactcattggcctgtaaatggcgttgcacacatataaacatgcacacacacaggcacccacatactatcggtattagaacggccgatacataattacaaattcagtaggatcaaaagaaagccaaaataaatattcatcatcatcatcatggctgcattttcagtattggcgataagtagtcgtttgtccactagatgggcgatcgttgcagtgagacgtaattttgttggaagttaaaagtgggttggggaaaaacaatggacacttcctacaaggactgtaatttaccgcagcgaacatctaataaggacaggacgatgttcacatgaagtgtaattcccatttcttcttgaagccgaaatcaatctgaggatgtttatcggacatgcttggtttttactgcaggtacgttaatcttgtaatatcaataaggacctaggtaatgttaccgttagcgttggttgagtgatggaggcccatttgattgattgcatttgtagaaaactataaatgcggttataccaagcaaattgatagcagcactgtttgtatcttccgactgtcatttattgcacgtgctacaaaatcattctgtgcaatggaagatttaccaacgttacaccgggtctgatacagttttgcctatacgtcgcgtgagactgaggcgcctgtttattttgttttaagtgcgtgcagggtgtgagaggggaatcgatgtgctttgattccagcttggtagttgtagtctgtgaaattaaaaagcacgtgtgtgtgaagtatccaaacaatgacaccttcatttcattatggctgcttttagcaacacacctactagctactgtgtagtgggtcccatttagaagtggctacttcattcgctttccttgactcatggagctgcgtgaatgttattacaactttttcgcccgcgatatggcagtttaagtccgcttgatactgtacatcgtaagccattggtttccaaaggagattttatttgtgcaagccagcatagcctattgacaatttatgttgtaaataggcctaccttataatcctacctgtagcttagggaagctaacagctttctattaggatctagtttgttagttacagttttgtcataactccctaatgcatttttgcatttagaatagccaggcgtgtatatctcaatctgaaaattaaacaatatcggtgccaatggactaggctgggtgaacccagcctgatctgcccgctatttatttttgatttcttaaaagattgagcttggtctgatgaaagccaaactagccatggacctcagttacacaatgcaagggaacatgaatcagcctatatttgcacgaacaatagcggacaaaagctcttcaactttggcccgttaaaatgtgtatgaacagtctagcggcgcatttcatcaaggcccatttggacatgtcagttatttgcaccactggttagatgtaaaacagcatttcgtttcagactactgttacttaatttgtgcattaacaataacgtttcagactactgttacttaatttgtgcattgacaataaagtattacatgaactaaagatgactaaaatcttatgtagaagaagaaacattcacaaaaatccatccatccaaaaatgacctttgtttttgatagctgttgaaaacggcatggaactgacagagatgtttttgtttataaatacataataaataaataaataaataacattatgctgataccttttgcttttcccaaatacaatgtagcctacaggtgtaagtgacctttcatcaatccagttgcaatggatgaactgtgatgaactgccctacttgtgattgtttagagattttaaaggttttataacaatgctacatcttctttggctattctacaatctattcaccttttcagcaccagtaggctactttctgtgcagccgcacacacacactcaggcatgccaaacaagcatacacaaaagtttcaagagtgggggatggagtaaaatatggagacaaattgaagtgtgatttattttcgcggaatggatgtacaggactgagcggcggtcatattttgtaccgctatgcggtacatctagtttttattACACCGCATTGCCGTAATGTCTGAATTTGGTAAAGTCGCCTTCCGCTATAATGCCCCTTCAAACCTGGAATGCTCTACAGAAACAGTTGAAGCTATAAGCACTTTTATCTCATTAAAtgagtttaaatggtaggcctatgcctCAGAGACCTTCAGTTATGTGTAATTAAGTGTAAGGCTACTGTTCTTATCTCTTGTTTTTACTGTTTGTGGCTTTTGCTTGTTGTGATGTCTTGTTATATGTTATATTGTGTAATGTTATAttcttgtgttttatttttttctcgcCGTGTTCAATTTTTGTCCTTGttaggtgttgtgttgtgctttaTGTTGCTGTATAATGTGGCGTGATTTGTGTGGTAGTGTCATAATGTTATGTAATTGTGGTGTACTCATGTTTGTTGCTTTTTTGTGTTCTTTGTCTACCAACTGGTGTTTGCtgctgtttatgtgtgcattgtttgtttgttgttggttcattgTTTGTCTTTTGTAGATGAAGTTTCTCTTTTTACTTACAGTGTTGCCTTTCTTGGCCAAGGACCATTTGAAAAAGAGACTATAGTCTCAATATGACCCCCCTTGttaaataaaggaaaaaaaatatatgtataaaatataaatatgtatgtCTCGATAGTGTCAAAAATGTTGAAACGTAGGCCATATACCTACACTGTCTACTccattggttctcaaagtggggtcaggagcacattgtcagggggtccctgacaaagtttgctacaaaatatgaaattgtcttatatggcgaaaaaatgctacagtatcagtatttgcccaattgatctgctgatacgttacatcaatacgtcaaaacactttactattaattaaccgccaaacactatgtgttcaacacaataggcctacatttgacaaagaaacaacaatcctttaaaaaaaatcctagtGTCAAAGTTTGCGAACATGACTATTGTGGTATtagcatacatatacatacatataacattagcatctaacagaaaaaaaggctATACAACTACATGATTAACAAGTTTTATGTGTTGCGATTATGAGGGGTCCTTGGAGAATTTTCCACTCCATGAGGGGTCCCCGGCccacaaaagtttgagaacccctaCTCAATGCTGAATGAAGAGGCACTCACAtttttaaaacacaaacacagtttaTGATAAAAATCAGACTTTGATATTGTTGTAGTTGCCATCTTAACGTTAAAAGTATCATCAGAAGAcaaattgaaaagaaaaaaaaatgaaaggacAATCTCACCGAGACTAGTCGGCTCTGCAACACTGAACTCCACGGTCTCCAAACGGACAGAATTCACATTTGACATCAATACTGATCAAAACTCAACACGCTCAAAACAACTGTATTTAATGAATTCTCACTTATGTTCGCAATGCTTGTTGGGAGAGAGTATGTATATAAAAGCATGCAGATGTTACTGACAAATCCTGTGGCAGACTCCAAATCATTCCCTCTTCTATTCTATGAATGGATTTTGATCAGTCAAACATTTAAATGTCACAGCAATGACCTACCGCCCCTGTCCACAACATGTCACTAGATGCCACACAAGACATCCAGTGTCTACATCCCATCACCATGAGGGCAAAACTTCAACCAGGACTGTGATAGCTATTAGCCTTCAGAAGCCAGCATGTGTTGTATAATTAACTGGACTGGACTAACAAAGGATTTGGAGAAAGGCTTTTTTTAGGGGACAAGAGTTGCAGAGCAATTCCACATTTAACACCAGGTCTTGCTTTTCCAGCATCGGTCTTATTCCATGCACCATTTAGACTTGACAGTGATACAAAGGCCACACATATCCCAGAACACAACATTAGATTCTCTAACACAATGCATGCTCTCAGGGTTCTCGTGCCAAATATTAGAtcattactgttttttttttataaatccCCAGAGTTTGTAAGATAGTACATATTATAATTACGTTCATCACAGAGAAAACAGTACTTTTTTGCCTTGACATCTTTTTGTTTAACATCAAACAACTTAAacgtggggtgggggggtggaggtggagggagaggtggagggggatTTTAAAGACATGTCGGTGCTCAGTGATGTTTGTAAATGCTCCATGTCTTACTGTGTGGcacaaaacaaaccaaataaaaacacagtaCTCAATGGCATCTGTCAGACGCCTAGTACAGGTACTGTCAGTGGCCTTGCTCTGCATTCAAGAGTATGTCAGATGTTGCGTAGATACAGGGCAAGAGCCATTAATATTTCTTTACAAGGAGATGGTCTTTTTTCAGTTGTTTCAGGCCTGAATGTGTGGTGCTAGGAAACACTAGCCTTGAATGATTATGCATATCTTCCCATACTAAACAGAGAGAAGGGGGCAGTGAAAGCCTTAACATGCAGGAggtgagtgggggtgggggggttagaGTGTTCAAGGGGGAACACAGAATAGGAGTCAGTAACAGTGGCAAAAAGATCTGACCATCTTGactaaacacacagaaacaaggGCAAACAGGTGGGCTGTGGCCATCCCATCATATTGTATACGATCCAGGGGACCTCAGTCCCCATGCGCTTTAACACAAGAGCCCTCTCTGCTTGGACAATAAGGGAAGTAAACTGTGCACAACGCTGGGCCAAAGGCACAACACTGGACAAACAaatatgcatgcacgcacgcaaaaatgcacacacacacacacacacacagacgtcagGGCACTGACACAGAACCCTACAGTTCAGCCAAAAACACTGCACTCCCTGTCACCCCTACACAAACACTCTacacaggaggagagaaaaCATCAACAAACCTGAAATCTGATACCAAAAGAACTACGGAGAGCTGAAAACCAAAAAACAAAGAGTGTGACTGAACAATAACAGACAAGTCCAAGTTTCATTTTGGTGCTATCGGATACAACCCATCGGCCGCTTCACTGACTGAAAACACGGGAATTGAAACGATCCCAAAAACATATGAAATGGTATGACGTCTCAGTCCACTGTTCTGCAGACCAGAGTGGCCTTGAAGAAGCCTGATAGTGGGGGTGAGTTAAGTGAAATGATATGTGTGcagattattattatattataacctGCTTTCCAGCTTCAGGGGCCACTTCAGCCTGAACTGGTTTTGTTCTAGTATGGACATAGACTTCCTATAAAGAGATCCCCTGTTCAGGCCATGACATTTCAGTTCTGTGTAAAAACGGCACAAGAAAATAAGACAATGGGGGGTTTCAGTACAAACAGAAACAAGAGAAACCTGGAGCAGGATCAAACGACAGGGATAACGGTGAGAACTCCTCTGCTAGGTGAGAAACGATATGTCGAGAACCAAAATATTCATATCTTCACATCTAAAAACAGGCTTAAAATGACTGGGTAAACAAGGCAAGATGAAAGGTGCCACAAGGTTGAAGAAGCTTATTTTTTGTCACAGAATGTGTCGACGAGAGATACAAGACAAACTCACACCTTCATGAGTAACTGTTGGGTGTGCGGGGATACGCTGCCTGTTCTCCCACTATACATAGAATAACTCATTTTGATACACATTAATATGACCACTATGGTACAGATATCAACAGTTACGTTGCATTCAATCTTTTACActgtatgtatatttatgtgttATTATCAATAATATCATTTTCTTGTTATAATAAATCTCACATGCCTCACAATTgcacatatttttgtttttccgGTTGTTTCCGTGTGATTCACTCAGTGCCATACTGAAATGTccaggggtgatgtgtttttttaagcGGACGACGTCGTCACTGGAGACGTCTGATGCTGACCTGAGTGAAGGAGAAACATGAGACGCTTCCTTCTTGTTTTCTtccgctctctctttttcatggTCGACGTTGAAGAGTGTCCAGCAGCACAAGGAGGGACCGCCGACAAGGAGGCATCTCCTCCTTGGTGGGTTTTCTTTTTCCAGGGCGAAGTAAAGAAGTAAAAGTCCCTCGAAAGCCTTTTCGTCTGTGGGACAGACGGCTGTGTGTTGGCTAGTGTGTGGGGCAGTCGGTCATCCGTGTCCATGCCCGTCCTCAGGAGGACGTAACGGTGTTGGTGAAAAAGGGGGTGCGGGGGTGGAGGAAGGGAATGGCAGTGGAGAGTAGAGGCAAGGGGTGAAGGGCACTCGCTATATTAACACATGTATCACATGTTCGTCCTCCatcccagacacacacgcacgcacacacacacacacacacacacacacacacacacacacacacacagggccacacTCGACACCAGAGGAAGTGGTGGTAGAATATGTCAGTTATATCCACTTTGTCATGTCTGGTGAGAGTGAAGCCGTGTAGCTTGTGATACAAACGATACGTAACCTTTGTACTGGAACCGTTTTATGTACTTTGCTTGGACTGAGATGGATTCAGCTAGCGGTCACATATCGATcaacgtttgtttgtttgtttgtctgtgtgtgtgtgtgtgtgcgtgcgcgtgtgtggagGATATCTGCCTGTGAATACATATGTTtgcgtgcatgtacatgtgtgtgtgtgtgtgtgtgtgtacatgagtatgtgtgtacatacgtGTGCGCTTAGTGGTGTTTAgtgctgatggtggtggtaacTAATGTCAGCAGATGTTGCAGCACTGCAGAGAGGGGGGGCATAGCTCAGCCCCACCACGGAAAGGCACAAGGgggtggacgtgtgtgtgtgtgtgtgtgtgtgtgtgtgaaagtatgcatgtaagggggagggagggtgtaGAGGAGGCCTTAGGGCATGCATGGAGGCAGGGAGAACTAATGGCCCACCAGAGGGGCAAcgtgatggtggtggggggggggggtgcctaCACGTCTCTCCTCACATCCGAGAGCCCCTCTCTTGGAGAATCTGTACAAGGAAAGGTAAGTAAACAGTCAAATTCAGTCCAAATACAGTGCATAAAGTCTCCCTTGGTTGATGGAATGCAAGATGCATGAATCAGATCGCAGGCAGAACACAGTCTCTACTGAGGGAGCAAATAAGAtcacttttgttttgtctttcacAGTTTATCACCCTTTCACCACCACGTCTCACTCTTGGTAAACTAGATTCAATCAGTCCTCGATTCTGAAGAAAGGTTGTTGATATCTGAGCTCAATGGTCAATCAAATTCCCCTCATGAAGAAATGTGTTGCTGGCTGCAGTAGTGATCCAAAGCACTTTGTTTATTTCCCCATTTCCAGTCGGGACTGTGCACAAGCagtcttatttttcatttttagaaTTCCACTGAATTTGATGAAATGTGTGAAGGATTATAATCATGGGCTGCAGCTTTAGCCACAGATTATAaagccccccccaccaccacaatgcccatgtgtccatgtgtgagcTCACCTTAGCCTTCTCCGTAGGTTCGATGACAATGCCATTGGTAGAGTTATTGAGTTCGCGCGACACCACACACAGGAACTCTGCCTGGTCCTCGTTGCCATAGTTGTAGGATGAGCCGATGCTTATGAGCTGGGAAAAGGGAAGGACACATTTGCAGACGTGTAAAgtgaagaaggaaagagagagagagagagagagagagagagagagagagagagagagaagaaaaaaaggaaaaacactcGCCCAGAGAAAAGAACAAGCGAAAGTCTGTATATGCGCCGTCATCACAAATACTTGGGTGTTCCAGATGAACGATAGTTTCATGCTTAAGACATCAGAGAAACAAGATCTAATCTCACGGTTTTCACTCTTACATTCATTTCCAATGTAGTGACTCAACCAGCAGATGCCAACAAAGTGCAATCTACACCAGCTATACACAGCAACTATGATTTAAACAACAATGTCTGGCATCACACTGCCTGATTATACTCTGCAGTGGAATTGCCATGTTGTCTGACCTCACTCCACAGCAGATTTCCTCAGTCTACAGCCATGAAAGTAGCCATATTTGACATTATAATTCCTTCTGCATGGAGGGGGTTGGAGCCCTGCATAAAACTCACACAATCTTATTTTGTTGAGTTTCATTTTAAGCGAAGAAAATAATACACACGCATTTTTTACGGATTATTATTGCAAGGTGTAAACAGCAATTTCCTTAGATCACTTGGCCATCATTGTCATTCAAAACACAATTAAATACTCCATGCAGCCTCCCTGACCCAAGTGAAGTCTTAAGGTCCACACGTGAAGGACACCTCTCAATCCTTTTCTTTTACTGATAACTTCTCAGTCCCacacaatgaatttgaagttCAGCGACACATTCTACCTCCCATCTGTTGATTTCCAATCACATGATCCATAGCGACAGTGACAAATGACTGCATTATACCTAAAAAACATGTAATCTCTGACTGAGGCCCAGGTTCATTTAACTTCAGACGTAGAAGGCACCTGTTTAAACCAGCATTTTCAACTGTGatgtgtatttaaaaaaaatgtgtaatcatTGTAGTCTACTCTTTGATACTTAAAGTAAAATATTAACTCAGTATAATTTTAATATAACTTGTTTGCCTTAAAGAATTTTCTTGATTTAAACATTCTTTATGGTCAATTGATATATGCTGACAATAGatgttttcataatttcaaATCTCCAATGTCTGACTTGATCATCCTCACattttcactctcactgaacTCATTTCACTCAATTCTTCAATTGTAATGCTATGATGTAGATGCTCTTCTTTCACTTGCACTGTTAGAATGAGGCCCCAGAGAGTGAGGACATGTGAGATCATTACTAGGTAATCTAGTTTACCTCTCCGCCTGCCACAGCACTACCCAGGTCAGAGGTCGACAGAGGGATGTGCCCTTTTGGCAAAGGACATTCTGTGATGAGGGGGACCCTTACCTGTTCAAACTTCCAGCCGTCTGACATGGTGGAGACCATCTGAGTCAGCTCTTCCTCTTGACACTGCAGCACCCTGTACACATGCTTCACGGGGCCCTGAGAAAAAGCCAACcagtggccacacacacacacacacacacacacacacacacacacacacagtgacaggaTTGAATGAAATATTCATACGACAGCAAAAACGTGACTACATCTAGTGACTCACTGTTGAATATCTTTAAAATCACTCACCAAATTACAATGAATAATTTCAACtaagtaaaacaaacaaacagtaacTGAGGCAAATAAAAATGgttatttgaaaacaaaatctAACACTTTTCCAGCCCACTACCACACACTAATTCACTAACTAGACTGATCTCATTGTCATAAATACCCATAAAATATCAGTCATACCGGTACCAAAAATACCCTGTGAGGAACAAGAATAGCCTGCTGTGCACCTGTGACGTCCTGTTCTCGTTGTCTCGTATCCTCTCCTTGACCAGTCTCACCAGGGATGCAATGTTATAGAACTCGGCCTCCTCCAGCACACCTGCAAGAGCCACCGCTACAGCTTAGACACTCCCCTCAAGCTCTCAGGTGAGTTACCTAAGGTAAACCCACCACGGCTGCCAGTAATTACAGTCATTTGCCTGCCCCCCGCTACTTATCGTCACACAGGCCCGTGTTTATCTGGGGAGTATAGTTACAGCACCGGATCACTGGGCTCACCTTCCTCCGCCAGGTTCTTGTTGATGATCAGCTTTCCGTGCCGTAGGTAATTCAAGATGGGGCCAAAGTATGTTGGGTCCCTGTCTATTAGGTAGGCTCCTGTCTCATCCTAAATGGAGAGAGGATAGCAGTGTTCAGTAGACAGTAGAGCCATTTACCCACACCATTCCCATCAATTATTGGTTTCTCCTTAGGCCTAGTTTTTTTTACAGGCTACTGGACACACACTGCATGGGAGTTTGGGAGTATTATAAGTTGTGGAACATAAGGTATACCTCACAGGTCCATGCATACATTAAAGAACAGTTGCATTATTTACACCAATGTGAaaatattaattgaattaaattaGGCAGTGTTTAAGTTGCCAACATATTTCCAGAGGCACGGAGTAACATGCCCATTCAAATACAATTCGCCATGTATACTTGTAAAATTAGTTGTACTAGAAACTCAACAGGAAAGCTGGCTCTCAAACTTACCTTGTCAGAGTCCAAATCTGGATCGTCTTGGCATAATCGAGAGAGGAACGATTTAGGTTCTCTACACAATGTCTGTTTTGTAGTGACAAAGTAGGTTCCACCGACATTAAGCCTGACCCATCGGGACCCCGGTTTCTCTGACTGATCTGACGGAGAAGTAGGGCTACTCTTCATGGGAAACCCAAACACTGCTCTGGAACTGGACACCCCTGGACTGGACATGCCGCTCCGAGGGGGAATCAAGAGAGTGGGCGAGGGGAGCCTTACCGAGCCGCGAATTTCACGGTGTTCTGATTGTTCTAAGATGCCAGTCC comes from the Alosa alosa isolate M-15738 ecotype Scorff River chromosome 22, AALO_Geno_1.1, whole genome shotgun sequence genome and includes:
- the kctd2 gene encoding BTB/POZ domain-containing protein KCTD2: MAELHVVEPSGTGILEQSEHREIRGSVRLPSPTLLIPPRSGMSSPGVSSSRAVFGFPMKSSPTSPSDQSEKPGSRWVRLNVGGTYFVTTKQTLCREPKSFLSRLCQDDPDLDSDKDETGAYLIDRDPTYFGPILNYLRHGKLIINKNLAEEGVLEEAEFYNIASLVRLVKERIRDNENRTSQGPVKHVYRVLQCQEEELTQMVSTMSDGWKFEQLISIGSSYNYGNEDQAEFLCVVSRELNNSTNGIVIEPTEKAKILQERGSRM